A stretch of the Marivirga tractuosa DSM 4126 genome encodes the following:
- a CDS encoding DUF5615 family PIN-like protein, with amino-acid sequence MKYLANENVPFSSITYLKSKAYDIKAIGVDDPSITDEQVMQIAIDENRTIITYDSDYGELIFKHGYKPQAGVIFIRTQPTEPLETAKILEELLTKKAISFEHNLTVIDSNTIRQKNN; translated from the coding sequence TTGAAGTATCTAGCTAATGAGAATGTACCATTCTCCAGTATCACCTATCTCAAATCAAAAGCTTACGACATTAAGGCGATTGGAGTTGACGACCCTAGTATTACGGATGAACAGGTTATGCAGATTGCTATTGATGAGAACAGGACTATTATAACTTATGACAGCGATTATGGCGAATTAATATTCAAGCATGGATACAAACCGCAAGCAGGTGTCATTTTCATCAGGACTCAGCCAACTGAACCATTAGAGACAGCAAAGATTTTAGAAGAGCTCCTTACTAAAAAAGCTATTTCATTTGAACACAATTTGACTGTTATCGATTCCAACACGATTAGACAGAAAAATAATTAA
- a CDS encoding epidermal growth-factor receptor (egfr) l domain, with protein MKKFTLILLTLITLSCSDDATNIEPSTIYEGNYEIRSETDLISFSESGYTEINGNLVINYTEDIEDLKGLETLKKVNGILIRYNDELKSLEGLEGLSQIEFFTLSYNLNLNSLKGLDNLTKITSSIIIEQNADLKNLNGLDQLTEVGGDFFISHNDRLENFNGIESLQNVSRFLVLNNINLIDLTGLRNIVSTNRLQFDSNDLLNDFCILSNFLEQNPDPELFGARQNDYNPTVEDILNGNCTE; from the coding sequence ATGAAAAAATTCACCTTAATTCTATTGACTTTAATTACACTATCTTGCAGTGACGATGCTACCAATATCGAGCCTTCTACTATTTATGAAGGCAATTATGAAATCCGTTCAGAAACCGATTTAATATCTTTCTCGGAATCAGGATATACAGAAATTAATGGCAACCTTGTTATTAACTACACCGAAGATATAGAAGACCTGAAAGGCTTAGAAACATTAAAAAAAGTCAATGGTATTCTCATAAGATACAACGATGAGTTAAAATCACTTGAAGGTCTTGAGGGCCTATCTCAAATTGAGTTTTTCACTCTTTCATATAATTTAAACCTTAATTCATTAAAAGGTCTTGATAATTTGACAAAAATAACGTCAAGCATTATCATCGAGCAAAATGCAGATTTAAAAAATTTAAACGGCCTTGATCAACTAACAGAAGTAGGTGGCGATTTTTTTATTTCACATAATGACAGATTAGAAAATTTCAATGGTATAGAAAGTTTACAGAATGTCTCAAGGTTTTTAGTTTTAAATAATATCAACTTGATAGATTTGACTGGACTTAGAAATATTGTTTCCACTAATCGACTTCAATTTGACTCAAACGACTTATTAAATGATTTTTGTATTTTAAGTAATTTTTTAGAACAAAATCCAGACCCTGAATTATTTGGAGCAAGACAAAATGATTATAACCCAACAGTCGAGGATATTTTGAATGGAAACTGCACTGAATAA
- a CDS encoding helix-turn-helix domain-containing protein, protein MTLKLIKTDVEYQEALNRLEEIFDAKIGTPESDEADILGLLIDEYEKEHYPIDAPDPIEAIKIRMEEMDLKQKDLVGVIGGKSRVSEILNRKKKLTVGMVRSLALRLNLSAQILINDYKLLK, encoded by the coding sequence ATGACACTAAAGCTTATAAAAACAGATGTCGAATATCAAGAGGCCCTCAACAGACTTGAAGAAATCTTTGATGCTAAAATTGGAACTCCAGAAAGTGATGAAGCTGATATTCTAGGACTTCTTATTGATGAATACGAAAAAGAGCATTACCCGATAGATGCCCCAGACCCCATTGAAGCAATTAAAATTAGAATGGAGGAGATGGATTTGAAACAGAAGGATTTAGTCGGTGTAATTGGTGGCAAAAGTAGGGTGTCTGAAATTCTTAATCGAAAGAAAAAGTTGACTGTTGGTATGGTTCGCAGCTTGGCTTTAAGATTAAATCTATCAGCGCAAATTCTAATAAACGACTACAAGCTATTAAAATAA
- a CDS encoding DUF4209 domain-containing protein, whose product MRTKDLDISKFTSLTDVHSYLDENASKLSSNWDITDLFVKYRDQTVISKEKQKAQWELECFLFEFRGLELMVFSYSFNEEKDEFPKYPNLDEFQSEAFEYIKKRAQEAKNALLIARYNHILWKGPKGIKNKKYAQVAIVNYLNAVRNFIELSKQKPDGKYLYQAVTKYELTCSLISECKEEVKSLKLLTSELLNDSEVSFWAKHSILDDMIKHPKIFKAEDFKGSLNLFKKELDGANKRTDHFLLVNNYLPTALRIASKTKSDNKYWYDQIGECYVQMANDEESPDRLWIKQDNYANAIDAFGNSGNIQRRKEIEQAYYELKPNVKLPSHRIEVKLSEEESKLFKAYEEETRQKIEWLLTLDPSKIYMYLSSSVYFPKFATIKEAVSNQKEKWMDMSRTIEFDSNKNIRSFQGGGSDKMYQEYTLRIQLSVLPFLRQIFAKGIKERVLTFENYLEFLKNSWLGKPYTEIDLGGDLVETNWIGLIAPSVVEYFVQSESSLNAKYYKPNYVLCIDSLTLKFEGLLRDFSSRLNISTSTRGKKGMQENYAHDILGNEIIKKYFDEDDRLLFEYLFLNEGLNIRNNVAHCFYNEKEYDLNKINLLLVTLLRISKYDFTLNKND is encoded by the coding sequence ATGCGAACAAAGGATTTGGATATAAGTAAGTTTACAAGCCTAACTGACGTTCACAGTTATTTGGATGAAAACGCATCAAAACTGAGCAGTAATTGGGATATCACAGATCTTTTCGTCAAATATCGAGATCAGACTGTAATCAGTAAGGAAAAACAAAAAGCTCAATGGGAATTGGAGTGCTTCCTTTTTGAATTTAGAGGCTTAGAGTTAATGGTATTCTCGTATTCTTTCAATGAGGAAAAAGATGAATTTCCAAAATATCCAAACTTGGATGAATTCCAGTCTGAAGCTTTTGAATACATCAAAAAACGTGCACAAGAAGCTAAGAATGCTTTACTTATCGCTAGGTACAACCACATTCTTTGGAAGGGGCCAAAAGGAATTAAGAATAAGAAATATGCTCAAGTTGCAATAGTCAACTATTTAAATGCTGTTAGGAATTTCATCGAATTATCCAAGCAAAAACCTGATGGGAAGTATCTCTATCAAGCAGTTACAAAATATGAACTGACTTGTAGCCTTATTTCTGAATGTAAGGAGGAAGTCAAATCACTTAAGTTGCTAACCTCCGAACTTTTGAATGACTCTGAAGTCTCATTTTGGGCGAAGCATTCGATATTGGATGATATGATCAAACATCCCAAGATATTCAAAGCTGAAGATTTTAAAGGGTCTCTTAATTTATTTAAAAAAGAACTAGATGGAGCAAATAAACGGACTGACCATTTTCTACTGGTCAATAATTATTTACCAACAGCATTAAGAATTGCTTCGAAAACAAAATCTGACAATAAGTATTGGTATGATCAAATTGGTGAGTGCTATGTGCAGATGGCAAATGATGAAGAAAGTCCTGACCGATTATGGATAAAACAAGATAATTATGCCAATGCAATTGATGCTTTCGGGAATTCAGGAAACATTCAAAGGCGAAAGGAAATAGAACAAGCCTATTATGAACTAAAACCAAATGTAAAACTCCCTTCTCATAGAATAGAGGTTAAGTTATCAGAAGAAGAATCAAAGCTTTTTAAAGCATATGAGGAGGAAACTAGGCAAAAAATAGAATGGCTTCTGACCTTAGATCCATCTAAAATTTACATGTACTTGAGCAGTAGTGTCTATTTTCCAAAGTTTGCCACCATCAAAGAAGCTGTTAGCAATCAGAAGGAAAAATGGATGGACATGTCAAGAACCATTGAATTTGATTCAAACAAGAACATACGAAGTTTTCAAGGAGGAGGATCGGATAAAATGTATCAAGAATACACCCTTAGAATTCAATTAAGTGTTCTACCATTCTTGAGACAGATTTTTGCAAAAGGAATCAAAGAACGAGTTTTAACATTTGAAAATTATTTGGAGTTTTTGAAAAATTCTTGGTTAGGGAAACCTTATACGGAAATTGACCTTGGCGGAGATTTGGTTGAAACCAATTGGATAGGTCTTATAGCCCCTTCTGTAGTCGAATACTTTGTTCAAAGTGAAAGCTCATTAAATGCAAAATACTACAAACCGAATTATGTTCTATGCATAGATAGTTTGACCTTGAAGTTTGAAGGATTATTAAGAGACTTCAGCAGTAGGTTGAACATTTCAACAAGCACTAGAGGAAAGAAAGGAATGCAAGAAAACTATGCACATGACATTTTAGGAAATGAGATTATAAAAAAGTACTTCGATGAAGATGACAGACTACTTTTCGAATACCTATTTCTAAATGAAGGGCTAAACATTAGGAATAATGTGGCGCATTGTTTTTACAACGAAAAGGAATACGACTTGAACAAGATCAATCTTTTACTTGTGACTTTATTGAGGATTTCCAAATATGATTTTACGTTAAATAAAAATGACTAA
- the crtD gene encoding 1-hydroxycarotenoid 3,4-desaturase CrtD: MNAIIIGAGIGGIATSIRLAKNGYKVDVYEQNSYPGGKLSLIEQDGFRFDAGPSLFTLPELVDDLVKLQNENSNIEFPYKKLDESCRYFWEDGKRITAYTEPKKFGAEVEKVFKVPAKTITDYIKNAEFKYEKSARIFLEKSLHKTSTFLSKEILPALLNIYKFGLFESMNQVNQRKLKDPKLVQLFNRFATYNGSDPYQAPGILTSIANLELNKGTFYPKNGMYQITDTLVKVAESLGVKFHYNAAVENIKVEDKEAKGVVANGEFISADLVVSNMDIYPTYKKLLSKEKQPEPILNQERSSSALIFYWGIAREFEELGLHNIFFSEDYRKEFDHIFKKKAVAPDPTVYVNITSKHSPEDAPEGMENWFVMVNVPANNGQDWDKLIPEIKESVLQKLERMLKTDISRHIKTESILEPRTIESKTSSYQGALYGSSSNNRYAAFLRHPNFHQKIKNLYFSGGSVHPGGGIPLCLLSAKIIDDLSPSAK, from the coding sequence ATGAACGCAATTATTATAGGAGCTGGAATTGGGGGCATAGCCACCTCTATTCGTTTGGCGAAGAATGGTTACAAAGTAGATGTGTACGAGCAGAATAGTTACCCAGGTGGGAAACTTTCTCTTATAGAGCAAGATGGATTTAGGTTCGATGCAGGCCCTTCCTTATTTACTTTACCAGAATTGGTGGATGATTTGGTCAAGTTGCAAAATGAAAACAGTAATATTGAATTCCCCTATAAAAAATTAGATGAATCTTGTCGCTATTTCTGGGAAGACGGAAAAAGAATAACTGCTTATACCGAACCTAAGAAATTTGGGGCTGAAGTGGAAAAAGTTTTCAAAGTTCCAGCAAAAACTATAACCGATTACATCAAAAATGCCGAATTCAAATATGAAAAATCTGCTCGGATATTTTTGGAAAAATCGCTTCACAAAACCTCCACTTTTCTATCGAAAGAAATACTTCCTGCCTTATTGAATATCTATAAGTTTGGCTTGTTTGAAAGCATGAACCAAGTCAATCAAAGGAAGTTAAAAGACCCAAAATTGGTACAGCTTTTTAACCGATTCGCCACGTATAATGGTTCTGATCCTTATCAAGCGCCAGGAATTTTGACCTCAATTGCTAATCTAGAATTAAACAAAGGCACTTTTTATCCTAAAAACGGGATGTACCAGATTACGGACACGCTGGTGAAAGTAGCGGAAAGTTTAGGCGTGAAATTTCATTATAATGCTGCTGTAGAAAATATTAAAGTAGAAGATAAAGAGGCCAAGGGCGTGGTGGCAAATGGTGAATTTATCTCTGCAGATTTAGTGGTGAGCAATATGGATATCTACCCTACCTATAAGAAATTACTAAGTAAAGAAAAGCAACCCGAGCCTATTCTAAATCAGGAAAGAAGCAGTTCTGCCTTGATTTTTTATTGGGGTATTGCTAGAGAATTTGAGGAGTTGGGATTGCACAATATTTTCTTCAGTGAAGATTATCGCAAAGAATTCGATCACATTTTCAAAAAGAAAGCAGTAGCTCCAGATCCTACAGTCTACGTAAATATCACTTCTAAGCATTCCCCTGAAGATGCGCCAGAGGGAATGGAAAACTGGTTTGTGATGGTGAATGTGCCAGCCAATAATGGACAAGATTGGGACAAGTTAATTCCAGAAATTAAAGAATCGGTACTGCAGAAATTAGAGCGGATGCTGAAAACTGATATCAGCAGACATATCAAAACAGAAAGCATTTTGGAACCCCGGACGATTGAAAGCAAAACCTCCTCTTACCAAGGAGCTCTTTATGGAAGCAGTTCGAATAATCGATATGCTGCTTTTTTGCGTCATCCTAATTTCCATCAAAAGATAAAAAATCTGTACTTTTCAGGCGGAAGTGTTCATCCTGGTGGCGGAATTCCATTATGTTTGTTGTCAGCCAAGATTATTGATGATTTAAGTCCTTCGGCAAAATGA
- a CDS encoding GAF domain-containing sensor histidine kinase, with protein sequence MENFATINIRETNESKKVKIASDSKPELVDATLKKWQVLIDTLASIVNVPSALIMRLNKDNIEVFLKSNTKGNPYKENEKVDLVYGLYCENVIGKQEQLIVPNAKKSKVWRKNNPDVDINMISYLGVPINWPDGECFGTVCVLDNKENKYSKDFADLINQMKLHIELDLQTLLQNLELHELNEVKSKFLSLISHDIRGSISSSDEFLKLLIKQPKNKDYDDMLKMLDHLSVNLSQSRIALDNLLGWSKSVVKNIKPEKSSFDLVIVMDELIKFFSLPVKIKELKIEKSYSANPCQIFSDKNMLTMSIRNILSNAIKYSFKGGLVKINISKSNEDRVIIEIIDSGIGMNNKTKNRLFHYADSHQQQGTEGESSAGIGLMLTKEFLDKIGANVSVDSEIDKGSTFTVCI encoded by the coding sequence ATGGAAAATTTTGCAACAATTAACATTCGAGAAACAAATGAATCAAAAAAAGTAAAAATTGCTTCTGATTCAAAACCTGAGCTTGTTGATGCAACACTCAAAAAATGGCAGGTATTAATTGACACACTCGCTAGCATTGTAAATGTCCCTTCTGCTTTGATCATGCGATTAAATAAGGACAATATCGAAGTATTTCTTAAGAGTAATACAAAGGGCAATCCCTATAAAGAAAATGAAAAGGTTGACTTGGTATATGGATTATATTGCGAGAATGTTATCGGAAAACAGGAGCAATTAATTGTACCGAATGCCAAGAAAAGCAAGGTATGGAGAAAGAATAACCCCGATGTTGATATTAATATGATTTCCTACCTGGGAGTACCGATAAACTGGCCTGATGGAGAGTGCTTTGGAACAGTCTGTGTTCTAGATAATAAAGAGAATAAATACAGTAAGGATTTTGCAGATTTAATAAATCAAATGAAGCTTCATATTGAGCTTGATTTGCAGACGCTTTTACAGAATCTGGAGCTCCATGAACTAAATGAAGTCAAATCAAAGTTTTTATCATTGATTTCTCACGATATCAGAGGGAGCATAAGCAGTTCAGATGAATTTTTAAAGCTACTCATTAAGCAGCCCAAAAATAAAGATTACGATGATATGCTCAAGATGTTAGATCATCTGAGTGTCAATTTATCGCAATCAAGGATAGCATTGGACAACCTATTAGGATGGTCGAAAAGTGTGGTGAAAAACATCAAACCTGAAAAAAGTAGCTTTGATTTAGTTATTGTAATGGATGAGTTGATAAAATTTTTCTCTTTGCCAGTAAAAATAAAAGAATTAAAGATAGAGAAGAGCTATTCTGCTAATCCGTGCCAAATTTTTTCAGATAAAAATATGCTCACCATGAGCATTCGTAACATTTTGTCAAATGCTATCAAATACTCTTTTAAAGGTGGTTTAGTAAAAATTAATATAAGTAAATCCAACGAAGATAGAGTGATTATCGAAATAATAGACTCAGGTATAGGGATGAATAATAAAACAAAAAATAGATTGTTTCATTATGCCGATTCTCATCAACAGCAAGGAACTGAGGGAGAGTCTAGTGCAGGAATTGGCTTAATGTTAACCAAAGAATTTTTGGATAAAATAGGAGCTAATGTAAGCGTTGATAGCGAAATTGACAAGGGGAGCACATTTACAGTTTGTATTTAA
- a CDS encoding type II toxin-antitoxin system HigB family toxin: protein MDRIFAKRILREFWEKHADSEQYLKTWYDTAINSQWKTPNDVKNTYANASILKDERVVFNIKGNSYRLVVKFNFEKQWIFIRFIRTHAEYDKIDANNI, encoded by the coding sequence ATGGATAGAATATTTGCTAAAAGAATCTTAAGAGAATTTTGGGAAAAACATGCTGACTCTGAACAATATCTCAAAACATGGTATGATACAGCTATTAACAGTCAGTGGAAAACCCCGAATGACGTGAAAAACACTTATGCAAATGCTAGTATACTAAAAGACGAACGAGTTGTATTTAACATCAAAGGAAATTCATACCGACTTGTAGTAAAGTTCAATTTTGAAAAGCAGTGGATATTTATCCGCTTTATTCGGACGCATGCCGAATACGATAAAATTGATGCCAACAACATTTAA
- a CDS encoding IS91 family transposase: protein MRPAFEVQQILQQQLHELPVLIDNSWKRRTLYALAKCRTSAMGGHIDRCDNPKCKKLHLSYNSCRNRHCPKCQGHLQQKWVREREKDLLNTSYFHTVFTLPDTLNPIALGEPRLLYALLFKTAWQVVRDFAANPKFMGAHNGMIAVLHTWGQNLSLHPHLHCIIPAGGLGKSGKWKEGKGKGKFLFPVKAMSKVFRAKMVASLRKEELLTKQEGQKLFKKNWVIYCKQPFFGPAQVVEYLARYTHKIAISNHRLIDVDKDGISFSAKDYRKGGKKHVVTLQPKEFIRRFAMHILPKGFTRIRHYGILSGGCKKECKAIIDAQIGKLEIVAIEFKDTCLGICPSCKKGRLQTVAVFDQRGPPKHWLTRLKSH, encoded by the coding sequence ATGAGGCCTGCTTTTGAAGTACAGCAAATCCTGCAACAACAGCTGCACGAACTGCCCGTACTGATTGACAACAGCTGGAAGCGAAGGACGTTGTATGCCCTGGCAAAATGCCGGACCTCTGCAATGGGAGGGCATATCGACCGTTGCGACAATCCAAAATGCAAGAAACTTCACCTTAGCTACAACAGCTGCCGCAACAGGCACTGCCCAAAATGCCAGGGTCACCTGCAACAAAAGTGGGTACGGGAAAGGGAAAAGGACCTGCTCAACACTTCTTATTTCCATACTGTATTCACCTTACCTGACACACTTAACCCAATAGCCTTGGGAGAGCCCAGATTGCTATATGCACTATTGTTCAAAACAGCTTGGCAAGTGGTTAGAGATTTTGCGGCCAACCCTAAATTTATGGGAGCCCACAACGGCATGATTGCCGTGCTGCATACTTGGGGACAGAACTTGAGCCTGCATCCCCATTTGCACTGCATTATTCCAGCCGGGGGACTGGGCAAATCTGGAAAATGGAAAGAAGGCAAAGGAAAGGGCAAATTCCTTTTCCCTGTAAAGGCCATGAGCAAGGTATTCCGGGCAAAGATGGTGGCCTCATTAAGAAAAGAAGAATTGCTGACCAAGCAGGAAGGCCAAAAGCTGTTCAAGAAGAACTGGGTGATCTATTGCAAGCAACCATTTTTTGGACCTGCCCAAGTGGTGGAATACCTAGCCAGGTATACCCATAAGATTGCTATTAGTAACCACCGGTTGATCGATGTGGACAAGGACGGGATCAGCTTCTCTGCCAAAGATTACCGAAAAGGGGGCAAAAAGCATGTAGTGACCTTACAGCCAAAGGAATTTATCAGAAGGTTTGCCATGCATATCCTTCCCAAAGGCTTTACCAGGATCAGGCACTATGGTATTTTATCGGGCGGATGCAAAAAGGAATGCAAAGCCATCATTGATGCACAGATAGGCAAACTGGAAATTGTAGCCATCGAGTTTAAGGACACATGTCTAGGTATCTGTCCATCCTGTAAAAAAGGAAGGCTGCAGACGGTGGCCGTATTCGACCAAAGAGGGCCACCAAAGCACTGGCTCACTCGATTAAAGTCACATTAA
- a CDS encoding carotenoid biosynthesis protein: MNKTHALTIIQKIKSRPLIGGIIITAFYFFGILGILSESKDWFIEKTAFNLSLSFLILVFYQKNYSLSLLWGFLFCYLIGFTAEYLGVNFGLIFGDYIYPETLGLQLGGVPMIIGINWFLITFCVAAIIFPLKLNIMLKIFIATLLTVLIDFLIEPVAMELNFWNWETNEIPIQNYVGWAIISFLIYSFYAIIKLPLENKISLVLLIWQIIFFACLNLFLVS, from the coding sequence ATGAACAAAACACATGCGTTGACTATTATTCAAAAGATAAAATCCCGTCCGCTCATTGGTGGAATAATCATTACGGCCTTTTATTTTTTCGGAATACTCGGGATTCTTTCAGAAAGTAAAGATTGGTTTATTGAAAAAACAGCTTTCAACCTGTCCTTATCATTCTTAATCTTGGTTTTCTATCAAAAAAACTATAGCCTAAGCTTACTTTGGGGATTCCTGTTTTGCTACTTGATTGGTTTTACGGCAGAATATCTAGGGGTAAATTTTGGATTGATTTTCGGTGATTATATCTATCCTGAAACACTAGGGCTGCAACTTGGAGGAGTTCCGATGATTATTGGTATCAATTGGTTTTTGATCACCTTCTGCGTTGCTGCTATCATTTTTCCTCTTAAGCTGAATATCATGCTAAAAATATTTATAGCTACGCTTTTAACTGTTCTAATTGATTTTTTGATTGAACCAGTGGCCATGGAATTGAATTTCTGGAATTGGGAAACCAATGAAATCCCCATTCAAAATTATGTGGGCTGGGCTATTATTTCTTTTTTAATTTACAGCTTCTATGCCATCATTAAATTACCGCTGGAAAATAAGATTTCATTAGTTCTATTAATTTGGCAAATAATATTCTTTGCTTGTTTGAATTTATTTTTGGTAAGTTAA
- a CDS encoding zeta toxin family protein, with amino-acid sequence MKKPYVIAGCNGAGKTTASYTILPEILDCKEFVNADEIAKGISPFQPEKVGIEAGRMMLKRIKSLLEAGESFAFETTLSTRSYVAFIEKAKQLGYQVTCLFFLLDSEELAISRVATRVKEGGHHIPEEVIRRRYKSGLKNFFNLFLPRVDNWLFVNNSGDSYEIIAEGSMNEITVNNVLQWKELKEKYYGN; translated from the coding sequence ATGAAAAAACCATACGTCATAGCTGGATGCAATGGTGCAGGTAAAACAACTGCTTCTTATACAATTCTGCCAGAAATACTTGATTGCAAGGAGTTTGTCAATGCAGATGAAATTGCTAAGGGCATTTCACCTTTTCAGCCAGAAAAAGTGGGGATAGAAGCAGGTAGAATGATGTTGAAAAGAATTAAAAGCCTCTTGGAAGCAGGTGAAAGTTTCGCATTCGAAACTACATTATCGACCAGAAGCTATGTTGCATTTATTGAGAAAGCTAAGCAATTAGGTTATCAAGTAACCTGTTTGTTCTTTCTGCTGGACTCGGAAGAATTGGCTATATCCAGAGTAGCTACTAGAGTAAAAGAAGGAGGGCATCATATTCCAGAGGAAGTGATAAGAAGAAGATATAAAAGTGGATTAAAGAACTTCTTTAATCTATTTCTTCCAAGAGTGGACAATTGGCTATTTGTAAATAACTCTGGAGATAGCTATGAAATTATTGCAGAAGGGTCGATGAATGAAATTACAGTCAACAATGTTTTGCAATGGAAGGAGTTAAAAGAAAAATATTATGGGAACTAA
- a CDS encoding tyrosine-type recombinase/integrase — translation MPGFGLQYKRLRRSIDIAGKSQSTLTNYGRCLAHMGLYFECDLLELDDEQILDYLYMLKSKRKTPSDSFFMHTVYGLRYLYRIFEQRESRVILPSIERQKALPVVLSQQEVRLLLKTPKLLKHRLMMALLYGCGLRNFELCNLKIVHLDLERKQLHVQQGKGRKDRYVPLCDLLVRGVNTYLQAEKPTEYLFNGQPDEDGGHTQLSTRGVQWVMRQARQQSGIKKQITAHTLRHSYATHLLEMGTDIMTLKDLLGHGDIQTTLGYLHVARVGRALPFSPLEKLYQS, via the coding sequence GTGCCGGGCTTTGGCCTGCAGTACAAAAGGCTGAGAAGAAGTATCGATATTGCTGGAAAGAGCCAAAGTACCTTGACCAACTATGGGAGATGTTTGGCGCACATGGGCCTGTATTTTGAATGTGATTTGCTGGAACTCGATGACGAGCAGATCCTCGATTATTTGTATATGCTGAAGTCTAAAAGGAAGACCCCTTCCGATAGCTTTTTCATGCATACCGTTTACGGACTCCGCTATCTCTATAGGATATTCGAGCAAAGGGAAAGTAGGGTGATATTGCCTTCCATTGAAAGACAGAAGGCTCTACCCGTTGTATTAAGCCAACAGGAAGTGCGCTTGCTTCTGAAGACGCCCAAACTGCTCAAGCATCGGTTAATGATGGCCCTGCTTTATGGTTGCGGATTGAGGAATTTTGAGCTTTGCAACCTTAAAATTGTCCACTTAGACTTGGAAAGGAAACAGCTTCATGTCCAACAGGGCAAAGGAAGGAAAGATCGGTATGTTCCGCTTTGCGATTTGCTGGTTCGTGGCGTGAACACTTACCTCCAAGCTGAAAAACCCACGGAATACCTTTTCAACGGACAACCTGATGAAGATGGGGGACATACCCAACTATCCACACGGGGAGTGCAATGGGTCATGCGGCAAGCTAGGCAACAATCGGGCATCAAGAAGCAAATTACCGCCCATACCCTGCGGCACAGTTATGCGACCCATTTGTTGGAAATGGGCACCGATATCATGACGCTCAAGGATTTGCTCGGTCACGGGGATATTCAGACTACCTTAGGTTACCTGCATGTAGCAAGAGTGGGCAGGGCATTGCCCTTTTCTCCTTTAGAGAAATTGTACCAGTCATGA
- a CDS encoding DUF433 domain-containing protein — protein MEWRKHIIADETVLLGKPTVKGTRVSVEHIIGLLAQGWTEQQILENYPRVNQESLQAVFSYIQECLKDGLLYTNS, from the coding sequence ATGGAATGGAGAAAACACATAATAGCTGATGAAACTGTACTACTTGGAAAACCTACAGTAAAAGGAACTCGTGTATCTGTTGAGCATATCATTGGGCTACTTGCTCAAGGGTGGACAGAACAACAGATTCTTGAAAATTATCCTCGAGTGAATCAGGAATCACTACAAGCTGTTTTCTCTTACATCCAAGAATGCTTAAAGGACGGACTTTTATACACTAATTCTTAA